In one Corallococcus sp. EGB genomic region, the following are encoded:
- a CDS encoding glutathione S-transferase family protein, with the protein MSAETPLPRLTYFHARGLAEKIHLLLAEAGVAYEYRDLGVYDAKAKVKTPEFEALKATGILAFDKVPLWEEPDGFCVVQSRAILRHVARTRGLYGANDREAAACDMMIESVEEVSARALSLSNMSPDELGEMLPVVLGEELPAWLRLFERFIAHNHGGEGFFVGERVSVADTCVFGMLEMLVDNGLMEVIEGYPRLRAFFERMRARPGIARWLADPKRFPPVQLLNG; encoded by the coding sequence ATGAGCGCCGAGACCCCCCTGCCACGCCTGACGTACTTCCACGCCCGCGGCCTGGCGGAGAAGATCCACCTGCTGCTCGCGGAGGCCGGGGTCGCGTATGAGTACCGCGACCTGGGCGTCTATGACGCGAAGGCGAAGGTGAAGACACCGGAGTTCGAGGCCCTCAAGGCCACGGGCATTCTTGCCTTTGACAAGGTTCCGTTGTGGGAGGAGCCAGACGGGTTCTGCGTGGTGCAGAGCCGCGCCATCCTGCGTCACGTGGCGCGCACGCGGGGGCTGTATGGCGCCAACGACCGCGAGGCGGCGGCGTGCGACATGATGATCGAGAGCGTGGAGGAGGTCTCCGCTCGCGCGCTGAGCCTGAGCAACATGTCGCCGGATGAGTTGGGAGAGATGCTGCCGGTGGTGCTGGGCGAGGAGCTGCCGGCGTGGCTGCGCCTGTTCGAGCGCTTCATCGCGCACAACCACGGCGGTGAGGGCTTCTTCGTGGGAGAGAGGGTGAGCGTGGCGGACACCTGCGTCTTCGGCATGCTGGAGATGCTGGTGGACAACGGGCTGATGGAGGTCATCGAGGGCTACCCCCGGCTGCGCGCCTTCTTCGAGCGCATGCGGGCGCGGCCCGGCATCGCGCGGTGGCTGGCGGATCCGAAGCGCTTCCCGCCGGTGCAGCTGCTCAACGGCTGA
- a CDS encoding cyclic peptide export ABC transporter, with product MTVFTLLLRTSRGLFALAVLLGLVSGAANARLIALINDAVGGRALEAGAGGAWVFAGVVALALGSRVGSQMVLSRLNFGTLHRLRVELSRQALGSPLRGLEQLGEHRLMGVLKEDAFVISQALVQVPTMFINVALICGCLLYLAWLSGRTFLAFCLVLGLGLAGLMVLQSRSRDSLQQARGRIDELFKHYRSLWTGMKELRLHRSRGRAFIEEQLGPTSAFIRDRLLRTADVNALSAALASLLVFALIGMLLFAFPAFGALERSTVVGYVLVVLYLQQPLDSIINLMQSVMRADVAVRNVERTGMALTQGVEPASAERPEPRAFQRLTLEGVTHSYHREDEDSRFTLGPLHLEIVPGEVLFIVGGNGSGKTTLAKLLTGLYAPESGRVLLDGVSITDADRAHFRQLFSTVFAEFHLFDSMLGLSSPELAERARALLARLRLERKVTLTDGRLSTTQLSTGQRKRLALLTAYLEDRPIYVFDEWAADQDPVFKDVFYRELLPELKAAGKAVVVISHDDRYFQGADRLVRLEDGRIVVPEAGIQRVS from the coding sequence ATGACGGTCTTCACGCTGTTGCTGCGAACCTCGCGGGGGCTCTTCGCGCTCGCGGTCCTGTTGGGGCTCGTGTCCGGCGCGGCCAACGCCCGGCTCATCGCGCTCATCAACGACGCCGTTGGTGGACGCGCCCTGGAGGCCGGGGCTGGCGGCGCGTGGGTGTTCGCCGGGGTGGTGGCGCTGGCGCTGGGCTCACGGGTGGGCTCGCAGATGGTCCTGAGCCGGCTGAACTTCGGGACGCTGCACCGCCTGCGGGTGGAGCTGAGCCGGCAGGCCCTGGGCTCGCCCCTGCGCGGGCTGGAGCAGTTGGGCGAGCACCGGCTGATGGGCGTCTTGAAGGAGGACGCGTTCGTCATCTCCCAGGCGCTGGTGCAGGTGCCCACGATGTTCATCAACGTGGCGCTCATCTGCGGCTGCCTGCTGTACCTGGCGTGGCTGTCCGGGAGGACGTTCCTCGCGTTCTGCCTGGTGCTGGGCCTGGGGCTCGCGGGGCTGATGGTGCTCCAGTCCCGCTCGCGCGACAGCCTCCAGCAGGCGCGGGGCCGCATCGACGAGCTGTTCAAGCACTATCGCTCGCTGTGGACGGGCATGAAGGAGCTGCGGCTGCACCGGTCTCGGGGCCGGGCCTTCATCGAGGAGCAGCTGGGCCCCACGTCGGCCTTCATCCGCGACCGGCTCCTGCGCACCGCGGACGTCAACGCGCTGAGCGCGGCGCTGGCGTCGCTGCTCGTCTTCGCGCTCATCGGCATGCTGCTGTTCGCCTTCCCCGCGTTCGGCGCGCTCGAGCGCTCCACGGTGGTGGGCTACGTGCTGGTGGTGCTGTACCTGCAGCAGCCGCTCGACTCCATCATCAACCTGATGCAGTCCGTGATGCGCGCGGACGTGGCGGTGCGCAACGTGGAGCGCACGGGCATGGCGCTCACGCAAGGGGTGGAGCCCGCCAGCGCCGAGCGGCCGGAGCCCCGCGCCTTCCAGCGGCTGACGCTCGAGGGGGTCACCCACTCGTACCACCGCGAGGACGAGGACTCGCGCTTCACGCTGGGGCCCCTGCACCTGGAGATCGTGCCCGGGGAGGTGCTCTTCATCGTCGGGGGCAACGGCAGCGGGAAGACGACGTTGGCCAAGCTGCTCACCGGCCTGTACGCGCCGGAGTCGGGGCGGGTGCTGCTGGACGGCGTGTCCATCACCGACGCGGACCGCGCGCACTTCCGCCAGCTGTTCTCCACCGTGTTCGCGGAGTTCCACCTCTTCGACAGCATGCTGGGCCTGTCTTCCCCGGAGCTGGCCGAGCGGGCGCGGGCGCTGCTCGCGCGGCTGCGGCTGGAGCGTAAGGTGACGCTGACGGACGGGCGGCTGTCCACGACGCAGCTGTCCACGGGGCAGCGCAAGCGGCTGGCGCTGCTCACCGCGTACCTGGAGGACCGGCCCATCTACGTCTTCGACGAGTGGGCGGCGGACCAGGATCCGGTGTTCAAGGACGTCTTCTACCGGGAGCTGCTGCCGGAGCTGAAGGCGGCCGGCAAGGCGGTGGTGGTCATCTCCCACGACGACCGCTACTTCCAGGGCGCGGACCGGCTGGTGCGGCTGGAGGACGGCCGCATCGTGGTGCCGGAGGCCGGAATCCAGCGCGTCTCCTGA
- a CDS encoding DUF423 domain-containing protein has product MMRWWIVVGAVNGFLSVAAGAFGAHALKSRLPQDLQVIFETGARYHMYHALALVAVGLLGTVRPSPLLESAGWAMLAGIVLFSGSLYALSLSGVRVLGAITPLGGLGFLAGWALLAVAAWRSAP; this is encoded by the coding sequence ATGATGCGGTGGTGGATCGTGGTGGGCGCGGTGAACGGTTTCCTGTCCGTGGCGGCGGGCGCCTTCGGGGCGCATGCGCTGAAATCCAGGTTGCCGCAGGACCTGCAGGTCATCTTCGAAACCGGGGCGCGCTACCACATGTACCACGCGCTCGCGCTGGTGGCGGTGGGGCTGCTGGGCACGGTGCGCCCCTCCCCGCTCCTGGAGTCCGCGGGCTGGGCCATGCTCGCGGGCATCGTCCTGTTCTCTGGCAGTCTGTACGCGCTGTCCCTGTCCGGGGTGCGCGTGCTGGGCGCCATCACGCCGCTGGGCGGGCTGGGCTTCCTCGCGGGCTGGGCGCTGCTCGCCGTGGCCGCGTGGCGCTCCGCACCGTGA
- a CDS encoding SET domain-containing protein, giving the protein MTTSPSFQPTPSIPFELRQSPIQGTGAFATRRIRKGARIIEYIGERITQAEADKRYDDESMERHHTFLFNLDDDTVLDAGTLHNESRYINHSCEPNCQSLIDKGHIHIYALRTIEPGEELTYDYAYERTPEMDEDAEALYVCRCGKPSCRGTILAPEKKAPARAKKAASKPRSNSKTKPKSKPKSSSKSSSKTKAAKKAKAAPPAAAKKKRGTQRAKSPGRGRRAAS; this is encoded by the coding sequence ATGACGACTTCCCCTTCCTTCCAGCCGACCCCGTCGATTCCCTTCGAGCTGCGCCAGTCCCCCATCCAGGGCACGGGCGCCTTCGCCACCCGCCGCATCCGCAAGGGCGCGCGCATCATCGAATACATCGGTGAGCGCATCACCCAGGCGGAGGCGGACAAGCGCTATGACGACGAGTCGATGGAGCGCCACCACACGTTCCTCTTCAACCTGGATGACGACACGGTGCTGGACGCGGGGACCCTCCACAACGAGTCGCGCTACATCAACCACTCGTGCGAGCCCAACTGCCAGTCGCTCATCGACAAGGGCCACATCCACATCTACGCGCTGCGCACCATCGAACCGGGGGAGGAGCTGACGTACGACTACGCGTACGAGCGCACCCCGGAGATGGACGAGGACGCCGAGGCGCTCTACGTCTGCCGCTGCGGCAAGCCCAGCTGCCGGGGCACCATCCTTGCCCCGGAGAAGAAGGCCCCCGCGCGCGCGAAGAAGGCCGCGTCGAAGCCCAGGTCGAACTCCAAGACGAAGCCCAAGTCGAAGCCCAAGTCGAGCTCCAAGTCGAGCTCCAAGACGAAGGCCGCCAAGAAGGCGAAGGCCGCGCCGCCCGCCGCCGCGAAGAAGAAGCGGGGCACCCAGCGCGCGAAGTCCCCGGGCCGCGGCCGCCGCGCCGCGAGCTGA
- a CDS encoding acyl-CoA dehydrogenase family protein produces the protein MKDVLRFLLTEAPDSPSLDSVEAWWRRHLALASRFPVPADLALSAGFRMDRMGFAFASGYQAALRSLFPQLPRDTRAALCATETGGGHPGAMETKLTPRGAGWTLDGVKTYVSLGTHAEVLLVVASEGRDAQERNRLRMVRLDAKAPGVTVEPLPPLGFIPEVPHAALRLDGVEVAAEDVLPGDGYTRYLKPFRTVEDCHVNLAVLGWLVKVARRCGWPVALREELVSVAVMIRTLALEDPSDPAVHVALGGALTQLHRALERCEAAWEGVDVEMRERWQRDRRLLDLASKVRAKRLEAARQRLAGGAGDD, from the coding sequence GTGAAAGACGTCCTGCGCTTCCTGCTCACTGAAGCCCCTGACTCCCCTTCGCTCGACTCCGTGGAAGCCTGGTGGCGCCGGCACCTCGCGCTGGCGTCGCGCTTCCCGGTGCCCGCCGACCTGGCGCTCTCCGCCGGCTTCCGGATGGACCGGATGGGGTTCGCGTTCGCCTCGGGCTACCAGGCGGCGCTGCGCTCGCTCTTCCCCCAGCTTCCGCGAGACACGCGCGCCGCGCTCTGTGCCACGGAGACCGGCGGCGGACACCCGGGCGCCATGGAGACGAAGCTCACGCCGAGGGGCGCAGGCTGGACGCTCGACGGCGTGAAGACCTACGTCTCGCTGGGCACGCACGCGGAGGTCCTGCTGGTGGTGGCCTCCGAGGGCCGGGATGCCCAGGAGCGCAACCGCCTGCGCATGGTGCGGCTGGACGCGAAGGCGCCTGGGGTGACGGTGGAGCCGCTGCCGCCCCTGGGCTTCATCCCGGAGGTGCCGCACGCGGCGCTGCGCCTGGACGGCGTGGAGGTGGCGGCGGAGGACGTGCTGCCCGGCGATGGTTACACCCGCTACCTCAAGCCGTTCCGCACGGTGGAGGACTGCCACGTCAACCTGGCGGTGCTGGGCTGGCTGGTGAAGGTGGCCCGCAGGTGCGGCTGGCCGGTGGCGCTGCGCGAGGAGCTGGTCTCTGTCGCGGTGATGATCCGCACGCTGGCGCTGGAGGACCCCAGCGACCCGGCCGTGCACGTGGCGCTGGGCGGCGCGCTCACGCAGCTGCACCGCGCGCTGGAGCGCTGCGAGGCGGCCTGGGAGGGCGTGGATGTGGAGATGCGCGAGCGCTGGCAGCGCGACCGGCGCCTGTTGGACCTCGCGTCCAAGGTGCGCGCGAAGCGGCTGGAAGCGGCGCGGCAGCGGCTGGCCGGCGGCGCGGGCGACGACTGA
- a CDS encoding CCA tRNA nucleotidyltransferase, giving the protein MTPPSNAPTLRPVDASRIDPDAVAVLQKLHAHGHVAYLSGGCVRDLLVGRKPKDFDLVSSASALQLRELFPHGVAFGGRRFLVVQLRLGGGKVLEISTFRAHPAREHPGPDAMIIRDEVLADYLPEPGTPEQDARSRDFTVNGLFYDVVQGRVLDATGGQRDLQANLLRINGAPADAEERLRNDPGIMLRGARFVTRLGMELEPHTGEAMSRCGDALARCSRYRLLSETLRGVGAGTGVPFLQLLRKMGWLSVLLPPVARWLEEGGASRERRLLTHVEAVDRHIRATGQPLSQLALATALLLPVATPDAGGRPAPEVLKAVLGALVEGEPELAPLPTHAQALTTLLNQVAASPDLAIPGHPLMGDARRLAALTAEAAAPVA; this is encoded by the coding sequence ATGACGCCCCCCTCGAACGCCCCGACCCTTCGGCCCGTGGATGCCTCGCGCATCGACCCGGACGCAGTGGCCGTCCTCCAGAAGCTGCACGCGCACGGTCACGTGGCGTACCTGTCGGGCGGGTGCGTGAGGGACCTGCTCGTGGGACGCAAGCCCAAGGACTTCGACCTGGTGTCGAGCGCCTCCGCGCTCCAGCTGCGCGAGCTGTTCCCGCACGGGGTGGCGTTCGGGGGCCGGCGGTTCCTGGTGGTCCAGCTGCGCCTGGGGGGAGGCAAGGTGCTGGAGATCTCCACCTTCCGGGCCCACCCCGCGCGGGAGCACCCGGGGCCGGACGCGATGATCATCCGGGACGAGGTGCTGGCGGACTACCTGCCGGAGCCGGGGACACCTGAACAGGATGCCCGGTCCCGCGACTTCACCGTCAATGGGCTCTTCTACGACGTGGTCCAGGGCCGCGTCCTGGATGCGACCGGCGGGCAGCGCGACCTCCAAGCGAACCTGCTGCGCATCAACGGGGCGCCCGCGGACGCGGAGGAACGGCTGCGCAACGACCCCGGCATCATGCTCCGGGGGGCCCGCTTCGTCACGCGGCTGGGGATGGAGCTGGAGCCCCACACCGGCGAGGCGATGTCCCGCTGTGGGGACGCGCTGGCTCGATGCTCGCGCTACCGCCTGCTGAGCGAGACCCTGCGAGGCGTGGGCGCCGGCACTGGCGTCCCGTTCCTCCAACTGCTGCGGAAGATGGGCTGGTTGTCCGTGCTGTTGCCTCCGGTGGCCCGCTGGCTGGAGGAGGGGGGAGCGTCGCGTGAGCGGCGCCTCCTCACGCACGTGGAGGCCGTGGACCGCCACATCCGCGCCACCGGGCAGCCCCTGTCCCAGCTGGCGCTCGCCACCGCGCTGCTCCTCCCCGTCGCCACGCCGGACGCGGGGGGACGTCCCGCCCCGGAGGTCCTCAAGGCGGTGCTGGGGGCGCTGGTGGAAGGGGAGCCGGAGCTTGCCCCCCTTCCCACGCACGCGCAGGCGTTGACCACTTTGCTCAACCAGGTGGCGGCGTCCCCGGACCTCGCGATACCGGGCCATCCGCTGATGGGGGACGCCCGGCGGCTGGCGGCGTTGACCGCCGAAGCGGCCGCGCCTGTGGCCTGA
- a CDS encoding LLM class flavin-dependent oxidoreductase, with product MNLSVLDHSIVVRGGSPREAFQNTLELARAAEQLGYHRFWVAEHHGSGHFAGVAPEIMVSHVASATSRIRVGTGGVLLTNYSPFKVAEVFRLLETLYPGRIDLGIGRASGSSDLVAKALAYGGPVNPEAFPQKLEDLIAFLSGATPATAELKGLSLRTMAPGMPQLWALGSGEQSSLLAARLGISFCFAHFFNPVNGAPVTRGYRAKFQGSHVQSAPRSALSVYVICGRTEAEAHRIARSSDLLTVNTRKGRNEEPIPSIEEAEAYPYTPEDLAVLEFDRQRVVCGDPSQVKARLLAMAEDFQADELILTTLCHDHRARMRSYELLAEAFGLDRVGAPPGAVRTEPQPRA from the coding sequence GTGAACCTCAGTGTGCTCGATCATTCCATCGTCGTTCGTGGCGGAAGTCCGCGTGAGGCATTCCAGAACACCCTGGAGCTGGCCCGTGCCGCCGAGCAGCTCGGGTATCACCGTTTCTGGGTCGCGGAGCACCACGGCTCGGGGCACTTCGCGGGGGTGGCGCCGGAGATCATGGTCTCGCATGTCGCGTCGGCGACGTCGCGGATCCGGGTGGGCACCGGCGGCGTGCTGCTGACGAACTACAGCCCCTTCAAGGTGGCGGAGGTCTTCCGCCTGCTGGAGACGCTGTATCCGGGCCGCATCGACCTGGGCATCGGGCGGGCGTCGGGCAGCTCGGACCTGGTGGCGAAGGCGCTGGCGTACGGCGGGCCGGTGAACCCGGAGGCGTTCCCCCAGAAGCTGGAGGACCTCATCGCGTTCCTGTCCGGCGCGACGCCCGCGACGGCGGAGCTGAAGGGGCTGTCGCTCCGGACCATGGCGCCGGGCATGCCCCAGCTGTGGGCGCTGGGGTCGGGTGAGCAGAGCTCCCTGCTCGCGGCCCGGCTGGGCATCTCCTTCTGCTTCGCGCACTTCTTCAACCCGGTGAACGGCGCCCCGGTGACGCGTGGCTACCGTGCGAAGTTCCAGGGCTCGCACGTGCAGTCCGCGCCCCGCTCGGCGCTCAGCGTGTACGTCATCTGTGGGAGGACCGAAGCGGAGGCGCATCGAATAGCGCGAAGCAGCGACCTCTTGACGGTGAACACCCGCAAGGGGCGCAACGAGGAGCCCATCCCCTCCATCGAGGAGGCGGAGGCCTACCCCTACACGCCCGAGGACCTGGCGGTGCTGGAGTTCGACCGCCAGCGCGTCGTCTGCGGCGACCCGTCCCAGGTGAAGGCGCGGCTGCTGGCCATGGCCGAGGACTTCCAGGCCGACGAGCTGATTCTCACCACGCTCTGCCACGACCACCGGGCCCGCATGCGCTCGTACGAGCTGCTGGCGGAGGCCTTCGGGCTGGACCGGGTGGGAGCGCCGCCCGGAGCCGTCCGGACCGAGCCCCAGCCCCGCGCCTGA